A single Carnobacterium inhibens subsp. inhibens DSM 13024 DNA region contains:
- a CDS encoding NAD(P)H-dependent oxidoreductase, whose protein sequence is MKTLVIISHPDIMESGSQQYLLSSIPDNKDITVHHLESLYPDFKIDVEKEQALLKEHDRIIFQFPFYWYSSPALLKKWQDDVLTDGFAYGKNGKALTGKEFGLIVTIGVKKEEYQPGGREGFSIDELTKPYQALALKTKMTFLKTLPIFQFSYLTEDQKMTLLIRYQQYLTQEKDDSLEAREKWFLQELKSTDLSKLNEGDQFILEQTIEFIEESRDTIDELKIVLDQMN, encoded by the coding sequence GTGAAAACTTTAGTGATTATATCTCATCCCGACATAATGGAATCAGGAAGCCAACAATATTTATTGAGTTCAATTCCTGATAATAAGGACATAACGGTTCATCATTTGGAATCTCTTTACCCGGATTTCAAGATAGATGTAGAAAAAGAACAGGCACTGCTAAAGGAACACGATCGTATTATCTTTCAGTTTCCCTTCTATTGGTATAGTTCTCCAGCACTATTAAAAAAGTGGCAAGATGATGTACTAACAGATGGATTTGCTTATGGGAAAAATGGGAAAGCTTTAACAGGAAAAGAATTTGGCTTAATAGTAACGATTGGTGTAAAAAAAGAAGAATATCAACCTGGAGGGCGTGAAGGCTTCAGTATTGATGAATTAACCAAACCTTATCAAGCCCTAGCTCTTAAGACAAAAATGACATTCCTTAAAACATTGCCGATTTTTCAATTCAGTTATTTGACGGAAGACCAAAAGATGACTCTATTGATTCGCTATCAACAATATTTGACTCAAGAAAAAGACGACAGTCTAGAAGCACGAGAAAAGTGGTTCCTACAAGAACTAAAATCGACAGATTTAAGCAAGTTAAATGAAGGAGACCAATTTATTTTAGAGCAAACGATAGAGTTTATTGAAGAAAGTCGAGACACAATCGACGAATTGAAAATAGTCTTAGATCAAATGAATTAG
- the abc-f gene encoding ribosomal protection-like ABC-F family protein produces the protein MSIFNMKNVTQTYGADTIFSDLSLDINTPKKIGLIGQNGEGKTTLLKLIAGIEQPSTGAISWQKNLTIGLLAQLPKQDDHLLVYKILAKSFSDVFLLENKMEQISLQMSDPTANLEKLLNQYGQLQQDFEELGGYEVDASIRRVASGLQLDSLLEKEWVNLSGGERTKVGLAKILLEQPNLLLLDEPTNHLDILAIEWLTHFVNTYDGTVIIVSHDRYFLDEVAQEIIEIEQGELHYYPGNYSNYVKERENRILNEFQSYQDQQKKIKKMKEAIKRLKEWANRSNPPSDAMHRRAKNMEKALARIELVKKPLLEQNKIAVQLTTKQRSSKDIFKLTGVSKHYEEKVLFENLALHVHYQDRIAIVGANGTGKSTLLNLLLGKIEPDTGIVEAGSSISIGYLSQHAFEMDTNVKVIEEFRDKIHVSEGEARHILAEFLFYGQDVFKKINQLSGGEKMRLRWAQLVHLNHNVLILDEPTNHLDIDSKEMIEEALSLFKGTIITVSHDRYFLDKFFDKTYLLQNRQLIEYFGNYSYARSKADQFFRYPHS, from the coding sequence ATGAGTATTTTTAATATGAAAAACGTAACGCAAACTTATGGTGCTGATACTATCTTTAGTGATTTAAGCTTAGATATCAACACTCCTAAAAAAATTGGCTTGATTGGACAAAATGGCGAAGGAAAAACGACTCTGCTTAAGCTTATAGCTGGTATTGAACAGCCAAGCACTGGTGCAATTTCTTGGCAAAAAAACTTAACAATCGGATTACTTGCTCAACTTCCTAAACAAGATGATCACCTGTTAGTTTATAAAATTTTAGCAAAAAGTTTTTCAGACGTTTTTCTTTTGGAAAATAAAATGGAACAAATCAGTTTACAAATGTCAGATCCTACTGCAAATTTAGAAAAACTTTTAAATCAATATGGCCAATTGCAACAGGATTTTGAAGAATTAGGCGGATACGAAGTAGATGCTTCTATTCGTCGGGTAGCAAGCGGCTTGCAGCTCGATTCTCTTCTTGAAAAAGAATGGGTCAATTTGAGCGGTGGAGAACGGACAAAAGTCGGATTAGCAAAAATTTTATTGGAACAACCCAACTTACTTTTGCTTGATGAACCAACGAACCATCTAGATATTCTAGCTATCGAATGGTTAACTCATTTTGTGAACACCTATGATGGGACTGTTATCATCGTTTCGCATGACCGCTATTTTTTAGATGAGGTTGCACAAGAAATCATTGAGATTGAACAAGGAGAGCTGCATTACTATCCTGGCAATTACTCTAACTATGTTAAAGAACGAGAAAACCGGATACTAAATGAGTTTCAAAGCTATCAAGATCAACAGAAAAAAATTAAAAAAATGAAAGAAGCGATTAAACGCTTAAAAGAGTGGGCCAATCGTTCTAATCCTCCAAGTGATGCAATGCACCGTCGTGCAAAAAATATGGAAAAAGCTTTAGCTAGAATTGAATTAGTAAAAAAACCACTGCTTGAGCAAAATAAAATAGCTGTTCAACTAACTACCAAACAGCGATCTAGTAAAGATATTTTCAAACTGACCGGAGTTAGTAAACACTATGAAGAGAAAGTATTATTTGAAAATCTTGCTCTGCATGTTCATTATCAAGATCGAATTGCCATTGTTGGCGCAAACGGAACTGGGAAAAGCACTTTATTAAACCTACTGTTAGGAAAAATCGAACCTGATACGGGAATAGTTGAAGCAGGTTCTTCCATTTCAATTGGCTATCTTTCCCAACATGCTTTTGAAATGGATACAAACGTTAAAGTGATAGAAGAGTTTCGCGATAAAATTCACGTTTCAGAAGGTGAAGCTCGTCATATTTTAGCTGAATTTTTATTTTATGGTCAAGATGTCTTTAAAAAAATAAATCAGCTGTCTGGTGGAGAAAAAATGCGTCTTCGATGGGCGCAGCTCGTTCACTTAAATCACAATGTTCTTATTTTGGATGAGCCTACGAATCACTTAGATATTGATTCAAAAGAAATGATTGAAGAAGCATTAAGCCTATTCAAAGGAACCATTATTACGGTTTCACATGACCGCTACTTTTTAGATAAGTTTTTTGATAAAACCTATCTTTTACAAAATAGGCAACTTATAGAATATTTCGGGAATTATTCTTATGCCCGCTCAAAAGCTGACCAATTTTTTAGATACCCCCATAGTTAA
- a CDS encoding helix-turn-helix domain-containing protein, with translation MKRESTADYDIKMENVRYSAPQRYYGTRILFVIRGSATISFGGRNFEMEESDILVVNRTNNYSVMGSEDNCIITFSISSQFFVTHYKEYFHYNFVCFSKELDPGREGMIAQLRRWVAEIMIADSRKEEGNTLEIRSNLYQIMLLMTRFFKKEAPHWKGVDTSDERIARIIQLIEQRYAEPLTLSELAEHENLSSSYLSRYFKQMTGMGFLNYLNQVRLKHSLDDLLYTSDNLFQIAMKNGFSTAKNYTVVFKSIYTQTPAQYRKEHQHEQLEQHEAIINKVEAHTVLDSPAILDRLASYLDEGIDQSYTIDEEHLEERRIVLNSEDNQELKHEKHIIFIGELKELLNENVKRQLILAKQQMRVDFVGIQKLFEDTISLTESDAVDVSISSPIYANSDIVLQFLKEQGIYIFLKLEYKQICQNEEYSIKKLDQFIQHALQVFGRDFVEKWQILFYSKEECSIEAAELERVYLRVWQVIKNKSEKMKVGTFFPFDEQKVELPENQQWQIKHADKIEFIGYEADQNEVINFNDINVEEFSKSHRYITNKTRKIKSFIEQNQMDRPMFLINWNILSGNTHHINGNFFRGALILKKILELESEVAGIGFWINSEIHERLQDCSNNLIDSLDLFHFFNEKRPTFYTMRFKEKLRGKVIARGMDYIMTENEDGYQLIIFNERQFSPRYSIDELFVKNRSKELHIHLRGIKPGNYQIRTLKFDRNNGGLYSKWWNLNSKYGIDHEMMDHIVQSLSPALDIKDEYLNEEWSFYSLLTTNAIHFIEFRKAIE, from the coding sequence ATGAAAAGGGAAAGTACAGCAGACTATGACATCAAAATGGAGAATGTTCGTTACTCCGCTCCTCAACGGTACTATGGTACAAGAATTTTATTTGTTATCAGAGGATCTGCGACTATTTCATTTGGAGGACGCAATTTTGAAATGGAAGAGAGCGATATTTTAGTTGTGAATCGTACAAACAATTATTCGGTTATGGGAAGTGAAGATAATTGCATCATCACGTTTAGTATTTCCAGTCAATTTTTTGTGACTCATTATAAAGAATACTTTCATTATAATTTTGTTTGTTTTTCTAAAGAATTAGATCCTGGACGTGAAGGTATGATAGCACAACTCAGACGTTGGGTAGCTGAAATCATGATTGCAGATTCTAGAAAAGAAGAAGGCAATACATTAGAAATCCGAAGCAATTTGTATCAAATTATGTTGCTGATGACTCGTTTTTTCAAAAAAGAAGCGCCCCATTGGAAAGGCGTAGATACCAGTGATGAACGAATTGCACGAATCATTCAATTAATTGAACAGCGATACGCAGAACCTCTAACGTTGTCTGAATTAGCAGAACATGAAAACTTATCTTCTTCCTATTTATCACGCTATTTCAAACAAATGACAGGTATGGGGTTTTTAAATTATTTAAATCAAGTCCGGTTAAAGCATAGTTTGGACGATTTGTTGTATACGTCAGACAACTTGTTTCAAATAGCTATGAAAAACGGTTTTTCAACCGCCAAAAACTATACAGTTGTTTTTAAATCAATTTATACTCAAACCCCAGCTCAATATCGAAAAGAACACCAACATGAACAGTTGGAACAGCATGAAGCGATAATAAATAAAGTTGAAGCACATACGGTTCTGGATTCTCCAGCTATTTTAGACCGACTAGCCAGTTATTTAGATGAAGGAATTGATCAAAGCTACACTATAGACGAGGAACACCTTGAAGAACGCAGAATTGTGTTGAACAGTGAGGATAATCAAGAACTAAAACATGAAAAACACATCATATTTATTGGTGAATTAAAGGAACTGTTAAATGAAAATGTAAAACGGCAATTGATTTTAGCCAAGCAACAAATGCGCGTAGACTTTGTAGGTATTCAAAAACTCTTTGAAGATACCATATCCTTAACTGAATCGGATGCAGTAGATGTCTCTATTAGTTCGCCTATATACGCTAATTCTGACATTGTTTTACAATTTTTAAAAGAACAAGGTATCTATATATTCTTGAAGTTAGAATACAAGCAAATTTGTCAAAATGAAGAGTATTCTATTAAGAAACTCGATCAATTCATTCAACATGCTCTTCAAGTCTTTGGACGTGATTTTGTAGAAAAATGGCAAATACTATTTTATAGTAAAGAAGAGTGCTCGATAGAGGCAGCAGAGTTAGAGCGAGTCTATTTAAGAGTTTGGCAAGTAATCAAAAATAAATCTGAGAAAATGAAAGTCGGAACTTTTTTCCCATTTGATGAACAAAAAGTTGAGCTTCCAGAAAACCAACAATGGCAAATCAAACACGCAGATAAAATTGAATTTATCGGGTATGAAGCAGATCAAAATGAAGTTATTAATTTTAATGATATCAATGTGGAAGAATTTTCTAAGAGTCATCGTTACATTACCAATAAAACGCGTAAAATTAAATCTTTTATAGAACAAAACCAAATGGACAGACCGATGTTCCTTATTAATTGGAATATCTTATCTGGAAATACTCACCATATCAATGGGAATTTTTTTAGGGGAGCGTTGATTCTAAAAAAAATCTTAGAATTAGAGAGTGAAGTAGCAGGAATTGGTTTCTGGATCAATAGTGAAATTCATGAACGTTTACAAGATTGTTCTAATAATTTAATTGACAGTTTAGATTTGTTTCATTTCTTTAATGAAAAAAGACCTACTTTTTATACAATGCGCTTTAAAGAAAAGTTAAGAGGAAAGGTCATTGCTCGAGGAATGGATTATATTATGACTGAAAACGAAGATGGCTACCAACTCATTATTTTTAATGAGCGACAATTTAGTCCACGTTATTCAATCGATGAACTATTTGTAAAAAATAGAAGCAAAGAATTGCATATTCATCTTAGAGGAATCAAACCAGGAAATTATCAGATTCGTACATTGAAGTTCGATCGGAATAATGGAGGGTTGTACTCTAAATGGTGGAACTTGAATAGCAAGTATGGCATTGATCATGAAATGATGGATCACATTGTTCAATCTCTTAGTCCAGCACTGGATATCAAAGATGAGTATTTAAATGAAGAATGGTCTTTTTATTCTTTATTGACAACTAATGCGATTCATTTTATTGAATTTCGTAAAGCAATCGAATAA
- the yidD gene encoding membrane protein insertion efficiency factor YidD, producing MKKVIIASIKGYQKGISPLFQPSCRYYPTCSHYAIEAIEKHGALKGTIMGTARILRCHPFIKGGYDPVPNQFTLRRNREVKTVKK from the coding sequence ATGAAAAAAGTAATTATTGCTAGTATTAAAGGCTATCAAAAAGGCATTTCTCCTCTGTTTCAGCCAAGTTGTCGGTATTATCCAACTTGTTCGCATTATGCTATTGAGGCTATTGAAAAACATGGGGCCCTCAAAGGAACTATAATGGGAACAGCTCGTATTTTAAGGTGCCATCCTTTCATTAAGGGAGGATATGATCCTGTCCCGAATCAGTTTACGTTAAGAAGAAATAGAGAAGTTAAAACAGTTAAAAAATAA
- the guaC gene encoding GMP reductase, with protein sequence MKVFDYEDVQLIPNKSIVKSRTECDTTIEFGGRRFNLPVVPANMQTVIDETLAVWLAENNFFYVMHRFDEEDRIPFIQRMTEKGLYSSISVGVKDAEYDFIETLVKENLVPEYITIDIAHGHSDLVINMIHHIKKFLPGTFLIAGNVGTPEAVRELENAGADATKVGIGPGKVCITKLKTGFGTGGWQLAALRLCAKAARKPLIADGGVRDHGDIAKSIRFGASMVMMGSLFSGHDQSPGKTIEKDGKMYKEYFGSASEYQKGEHKNVEGKKILVEYKGDIAETLLEMKQDLQSSISYAGGNDVESIRKVDYVIVKNSIFNGDR encoded by the coding sequence ATGAAAGTTTTTGACTATGAAGATGTCCAACTAATCCCTAATAAAAGTATCGTAAAAAGTAGAACTGAATGTGATACAACAATTGAATTTGGCGGTAGAAGATTTAATTTACCGGTTGTACCTGCCAATATGCAGACGGTTATTGATGAAACATTAGCTGTTTGGTTAGCCGAAAATAATTTTTTCTATGTTATGCACCGTTTTGATGAAGAAGATAGAATACCTTTTATTCAACGTATGACAGAAAAAGGCTTATACTCTTCAATCAGTGTTGGTGTAAAAGACGCAGAATATGACTTTATTGAAACACTAGTAAAAGAAAACTTAGTACCAGAATATATTACAATCGATATTGCTCATGGGCATTCTGATCTAGTGATCAACATGATTCACCATATCAAAAAATTCTTACCAGGAACATTTTTGATTGCAGGAAATGTTGGTACTCCGGAAGCTGTTCGCGAGTTAGAGAACGCTGGAGCGGATGCAACTAAAGTGGGTATTGGACCAGGAAAAGTATGTATCACAAAATTAAAAACCGGATTTGGTACTGGTGGCTGGCAATTAGCAGCTTTGCGTTTGTGTGCTAAGGCTGCAAGAAAACCATTGATTGCTGATGGCGGAGTTCGTGATCATGGAGATATCGCTAAATCGATCCGTTTTGGAGCATCTATGGTGATGATGGGTTCATTGTTCTCAGGACATGACCAATCTCCAGGAAAAACGATCGAAAAAGACGGTAAAATGTACAAAGAATATTTTGGTAGTGCTTCTGAATACCAAAAAGGCGAACACAAAAATGTCGAAGGCAAAAAGATCCTTGTAGAATACAAAGGTGACATCGCTGAGACATTATTGGAAATGAAACAAGATCTACAATCTTCTATCTCATATGCGGGTGGAAACGATGTAGAATCGATTCGCAAAGTGGATTACGTGATCGTTAAAAATTCAATTTTTAATGGTGACCGTTAA
- a CDS encoding SDR family oxidoreductase: MMKVLVVGANGQIGKMIVDKLHESDKHSVRAMVRKPEQANALDMNGVEACLTDLEGPIEAIQNALEGMDAVIFSAGSGGKTGYDKTMSIDLDGAVKVMDAAKEVGVNRFIIVSAMNSDDRAAWDNEEMKPYNIAKYYADRCLKQSGLTYTILRPGALKNDPATGKIEVAENLPGGAISREDVAEVAVASLDNETTFNKEFDLLNGDSPIDEALKNL, translated from the coding sequence ATGATGAAAGTATTAGTAGTAGGTGCAAATGGACAAATCGGTAAAATGATCGTAGATAAACTGCACGAAAGCGACAAACACTCAGTACGGGCGATGGTTCGAAAACCAGAACAAGCCAATGCACTAGATATGAATGGTGTGGAAGCATGCTTAACAGATTTAGAAGGACCAATTGAAGCGATTCAAAATGCTCTTGAAGGTATGGATGCTGTCATTTTCTCTGCTGGTTCAGGCGGAAAAACAGGTTATGACAAAACAATGTCGATTGACTTAGATGGAGCAGTAAAAGTAATGGATGCAGCAAAAGAAGTTGGCGTAAATCGTTTTATTATTGTTAGTGCAATGAATTCAGATGATCGTGCAGCTTGGGATAATGAAGAAATGAAACCTTACAACATTGCCAAATATTATGCAGATCGTTGTTTGAAACAAAGCGGATTGACGTATACTATTTTGCGACCAGGAGCATTGAAAAATGATCCTGCTACAGGGAAAATTGAAGTTGCTGAAAACTTGCCAGGCGGAGCTATTTCTCGTGAAGACGTAGCAGAAGTGGCTGTTGCTAGTTTAGATAACGAAACGACTTTTAATAAAGAGTTTGATCTTTTAAATGGAGATTCACCGATTGATGAAGCTTTAAAAAATCTATAA